From Acidobacteriota bacterium:
TCCTCGTCTTCGTCGGGCTGTCCGCTTCGGGCTGTCGGGCTTTCGCCGCGCCGGCCCAGGCCGAGCCGGCCGCCACGGAAACCACGGGCCCGGCCGGGAACTCGACCGATCGCCTGACGCTGAAGCAGGCCGGGAAGGAATTCCTTCACGATGCGGGCCGGATCTGGTCGGCTCCGGCCCGGCTCCGGACGAAGGACATCGCGCCGGTCTTCGCCCTGGGGGTCGTTGCGGCCGCCCTCGTCGCCGCCGACGAGGCCACCCGCGGCCGCGTCCAGTCCTACGCGGAGCGGCATCCGTGGGTCGGCGACGTCAGTCCCGTGGTCACGGAGCTGGGCGGGCCGATCGGCTTCGCCGCCGCGGGCGCGTTCTTCGGCGCCGGGCTCGTTTTCAAGAACGCCCGGGCGCGGGACACGGGCTACCTGGCCGCCGACGCCGTCCTGCAGAGCTTGCTCGTCGATGCTCTCCTGAAGGGCCTGAGCGGCCGCCGGAGGCCTTGCGCCGCCGGCGGCGTTGACCATTGGTCCGGGCCCGGGGCTTTCTTCA
This genomic window contains:
- a CDS encoding phosphatase PAP2 family protein, with amino-acid sequence MVPGAAAVLVFVGLSASGCRAFAAPAQAEPAATETTGPAGNSTDRLTLKQAGKEFLHDAGRIWSAPARLRTKDIAPVFALGVVAAALVAADEATRGRVQSYAERHPWVGDVSPVVTELGGPIGFAAAGAFFGAGLVFKNARARDTGYLAADAVLQSLLVDALLKGLSGRRRPCAAGGVDHWSGPGAFFKRFGTGGGDLYESFPSGHTAAAFALATVVSLRYRHSFWVGAASYSVAAAVGLSRMAMDRHWLSDVVAGAAIGHLVARLVVRNHDRPRRLVPALAGVRGGLALCLSYDSGPFDR